The Streptomyces sp. NBC_01298 genome contains the following window.
GTGTTGGTCTCGACGCAGTCCACACCCACCGCGTAGTACTCGTCATGGACCGACCGGACGATGTCGGGCCGGGTGACATTGAGGATCTCGTTGCAGCCCTCGAGACCCATGAAGTCGTCGAGCGTCGGATCGGCGGCCTGGAGCATCGTTCCCATCGCCCCGTCGGCCACCACGACCCGCTGCGCCAGCTCCTCCCTCAGAGACCGTCTCATGCCAACTCCCGGAGGTGTGCGGTCAGCTCCGTCTCGTACCGGCAGCCGTACCCCATGCCGAGCAGGGTGAGCAACGATTCGCCGGACAACCGGTACTCCTGCGTACCCACGGATGCGAGGACGGTCGCAGCGACCGCACAGCCCAGCTGAGCCGCGCTCCGCTCGGACACACCCCACGCCGTTGCGGCGAGGAACCCGGCTCGGAACGCGTCGCCGACACCGGTGGGGTCGACGACTTCCTCGACCTCGACCGCGTGCACGGTCAGCGGCGTGGTGCCCGCAGTTTGGATTCGTACGCCACCCTCGCCGTGGGTGGTCACCCAGGAGCCGACCCGCCGCAGGATCTGCTCCTCGGTGAGCCCGGACTTCTCGCACAGCAAGGCTGCTTCGTACTCGTTGGTGAACAGCCGGCTCGCACCGTCCACCAGCTCCCGAACCTGCGGCCGCTCCAGTCGCGCCAGCTGCTGGGACGGGTCCGCAGCGAAGGGGATGCCCAGCTCACGGCAGGTCCGCGTATGGCGGAGCATGGCCTCGGGGTCGTCGGGCGAGATCAGCACCAAGTCGGGGCGACCGGCCCGTGCGACGACGTCGCTCAGATCGATCTCGCGGGCCTCTACCATGGCCCCCTCGTAGAACGTCGCGATCTGGTTCTGGTCCCGGTCGGTGGTGCAGACGAAACGCGCGGTCTGGCACGTCTCGCTGACCCGAACGGAGTCGGTGTCGACGCCGTGCTCCTTGAGCCACACCCGGTACGGATCGAAGTCTCGACCCACAGAGCCCACCAGGACAGGCCGCAGTCCCAGCGTTCCCAGACCGAACGCGATGTTGGCCGCTACTCCGCCGCGTCGGAATTCCAGGTTGTCGGCGAGGAACGACAGGGATATCCGGTCCAACCGGTCCGCGAGCAGCTGCTCGGCGAACCGGCCGGGAAAGGTCATCAGATGGTCGGTCGCGATGGATCCCGTCACAACGATGCGCATGTCAGACCCCAACGGCCCGGCGAAGGGCGTCCACGCGGTCGGTGCGTTCCCAGGTGAAGTCCGGCAGCTCACGGCCAAAGTGGCCGTACGCGGCGGTCTGGGCGTAGATCGGGCGCAGCAGGTCCAGATCGCGGATGATCGCGGCCGGCCGAAGATCGAAGACACTCGACACGGCTTCCTGGATGCGCTCGTCCGGCAGTGTTCCCGTGCCGAAGGTCTCGACGAAGAGGCCGACGGGCTCGGCCTTGCCGATGGCGTACGCGACCTGGACCTCGCAGCGCGAGGCCAGGCCCGCGGCGACCACGTTCTTCGCCACCCAGCGCATCGCGTACGCGGCGGAACGGTCGACCTTGGACGGGTCCTTGCCCGAGAAGGCGCCGCCACCGTGACGCGCCATCCCGCCGTACGTGTCGATGATGATCTTGCGACCGGTCAGGCCGGCGTCGCCCATCGGGCCGCCGATCTCGAAGCGCCCGGTCGGGTTCACCAGTAGTCGGTAACCCTCGGTCTCCAGCTTGATGCCGTCCTCGACGAGCTGGTTCAGCACGTACTCCACGACGAACTCACGGATGTCCGGGGCCAGCAGCGCGTCGAGGTCGACGTCGGCTGCGTGCTGGGAGGAGACCACCACCGTGTCCAGGCGCACCGCCTGATCGCCGTCGTACTCGATGGTGACCTGCGTCTTGCCGTCGGGGCGCAGGTAAGGGATGACCCCATCCTTGCGGACCTCGGACAGCCGGCGCGAGAGCCGGTGCGCGATGTGGATCGGCAGCGGCATCAGCTCGGGCGTCTCGTCACAGGCGTAGCCGAACATCAGGCCTTGGTCGCCCGCTCCCTGCTTGTCGAGCTCGTCACTCGGCCCCGCGCCTCCGACACGCTTCTCGAATGCGGTGTCGACGCCCTGGGCGATGTCGGGTGACTGCGCCCCGATGGACACCGACACCCCGCAGGAGGCACCGTCGAAGCCCTTCTTCGAGGAGTCGTAGCCGATGTCGAGAATGGCCTCACGAACGAGGGCGGCTATGGGGGCATAGGCCTTGGTCGTCACCTCGCCGGCTATGTGGACCAGGCCGGTGGTGATCAGGGTCTCCACAGCCACCCGCGAGGTGGGGTCCTCACGGAGCAGCGCGTCGAGGATCGTGTCACTGATCCGGTCGGCGATCTTGTCGGGATGCCCCTCGGTCACCGACTCTGAGGTGAACAGCCGCTTGCTCATGCCTGCCCCACCTCGACCGGGAAGAAGTGCGACTCGATGGCGGCGAGGGTGCGGATCTCGTCCACTTCCAGGGCCTCCATCTGGATGGACCGACCGCTCTGCTGCTCCAGCAGGAAGACGAACTCCACGAAGGACAGCGAGTCGATGAGCCGGTTCTCGATGAGGTCCAGGTCGGAGGCGATGTCGTCACGCTCCGTGTGACGGGCGAGGAGCCAGTTCTTCACCTGCTGCAGACCGTCGGACATGGTTGTTCTCCTTGAAGTGCTTTGTATGGATGAGGTGTTGGTTGCGCGGGCGACGCTGAGAGCACCGGCTGGGTCCGGAAGGCCCGGCGTGAGGGGGTAGCCCGCCGAGCCGGCATGGAGCACCGGGGCAGCCACGGCTACCGCGTAGTCCACGTCATGGCTGATGGACACGGTGATCTCGGCGATGCCGGACTCCGCGGCCATCTCGGCCGCGCCCCGGCGGAGCTCGACGAGGGGCCAGCCCCCTTCGGAACGCCGAACGACGATGTCGAGCCAGGGGAGGAATTTGCCCCGGACGCGGAGGGTCTTGAAGGCTGCCTCCTTGGCCGCTATCCGGCCGCACAGACTCAGTACGTCGAGCCCGGAGGCCGTTCCGCAGTCGGCGAGTTCGCCTGGGGTGAGCATCCGCTCGAAGAAGTCCTCGCCGTACTCGGCGAGCAGTCGTCGGACACGGGTGACGGACACGATGTCCATGCCTAGATTCGCCCAGCCCAGGCCGCCCGCCGGCGGGGCGACGGGTCGGGTCGGCACGTCAGATCGCCGGCCCGGCCGCGTTCGCGCGCAGGACGGCCTCGGTCGCCGCCCCCCAGCTGCCGTGGCGCCTGGTCAGCGCGGACAGCCAGCGTTCGAGGCCGAACGCGGCGCAGCTGGTGAAGGCCGGGCTGCCGCTCGACTCCAGCGTGATCTCGCAGCGGTCTCCGAAGAAGTTGCGGTGGGTGTTGACCGAGGCGATCGCCAGGTCCTCGTACAGGAACTCGTGCTTGACCGGGGTGAGGCGCTGGAGCACCGCCTTCGAGCTGCCCTTGTCGAAGAACGGGTCGCAGGCGGCCTCCTTGCGCAGAGGCAGGTCCAGCGCCTCGGCGAAGGCCTGGATGCGCGAGGTGAAGCGGGTGAGGTGGGACTCTGCGTGCTCGCGGGTCCCGATCGCGACCACCTCCCGCATGCGGAAACCGAGTTGCCGGCGCAGGCCCTCGTAGTGCTCCTCCTTGCGGAAGCACCAGCCGACGACGGTGATCAGGGTGTCGTCCGCGACCTGGCGACCCTGGTGGTCGATGTAGACGGCGTAGCAGGACGCGGAGGGGAGTCCGAGGGCCGCCGGCTGGAGGGCGGTGCAGGGGAAGCAACCGCTGTCCGTACAGAACTCGTCGGTCTCCCGTGCGGACAGGTCGAGCGGGGCGGCGACGACGGCCTGGTGAGGGAAGTTGTCGTAGTAGTCGAGCCGGGCCAGGTCGGCGGCCGGCAGCAGCGGAGGCATGGTCATCGGGCGGGCGCCCGCGCTCACACCCCAGCCCTCGAAGGTGTCGTCGAGGAGCCGCAGCAGGGCGGTTCCCTCGGGACCGAGGGACGGCAGGCCCCTCGATTCCCCGACGCTCGCAGGGGTTGTTGTAACGGTCATGGTGGAGTCACCTCTCGGACGACGGACGGTTCGTTCAGACGACGGGCAGTACGTCGTCGGTGAAGATTCCGGTCTTCAGGAAGAAGCCGAGCGGCTTGCGGATGGCCTTGCGCTCGTACGGACGGCGGCCCTCGTCGGCGACCAGCGCATTGCGCAGGGCCAGCGGGTCGGCGATGCCGGCGTCGCGGTAGACGTGCGGGTTGTAAAGGGAGTTGACGCTGTAGACGACGTACCGCTTGAGGTACGCCTCCACCTCGGCGAGCCGCTGGGCAGAGACGGTGTCCTTCATCCGCTTGAACAGCAGGGAGACCAGCTCCCGCCCGAAGGCGATGTGCCGGGACTCGTCTTGGTGGTGGATGCGGTTGACCTCGCGGATGGTGTGACACAGGGACTCGTCCTGCGCCATCCGCATGTTGTAGTGGTCGACGAGCTCCTCGAAGAACAGGATCCGGGCGAAGACCAGGAAGTTGTCCACCTCCGGCTCCCACGCGGAGTCGGCGCGCATGGCGGTCGAGCCGTAGATCTTGTCGCCGTAGCGGCGGCAGAACTCGGCGAAGAACCACATGTGTTCGTTTTCTTCGCCGATGAAGTGGTGGAAGAAGTCGGAGGGGACTTCGAAGCCGGGCATGTGTATCCGGCCGACCACCTCGATGAGCAGCTCACGGATGCCGTGCACGTTGAGGCTGTAGAAGTTGATGCTCTCCCACTTGGAAAGGCGGTGAATGGTCTCCTCGCCGAGCTCCTCGTAGAAGGGCGTGCCGTAGACGGTGAGCAGCTCGGGGGTCATCCACAGCTGGCCCTCTTCGAGCTTCTCGGGCCAGTCGAACTGCTGGTAGGGGTTGTAGTACTCCTCGATGGAGCGCGAGCTCAGCCGTTCCAGGACTTCCAGGAAGCGATCAGTGACGGGCAGGGGGGCGGCGATGCCCATGGAGACTCCCTCGGTGTGTGGTGGGTTGCGGCGAGCGAAGGCTCAGGGCCGGACTTCGTAAACGGCGTTGACCGGGGTCTCGGTCGCGCGCCGCCAGCGGGTGAAGCCGGCCTCCTCCGCGATGGCGCGGAACGCCTTCTCGCCGGAGTGGTTGCCGAGAGCGTGAGGACCGCGCTGGGCGACGGCCACGGGCAGGCACATCACGGCCGACAGCGCCATGAACATGCGGGCGGCGGGCGTCTGCGTGTCGATGTCCGCGGGCGAGACGTTCGACTCGACGAGCATCCACGTCCCTTCTCCATCCAGGGACTTGTGTACGTGCTGCGCGGCGGCGACCGGGTCTCCCATGTCGTGCAGGGCGTTGAAGAAGGTGACCAGGTCGTAGCCGGAGCCGGGGTAGTCGTCGGCCGCGGCGACGTCGAAGACGACGCGGTCGGAGAGTCCGGCCTCCTCGGCAAGCTGCCGGGCGATGGAGATGGCTTCCTCGGAGTAGTCGAAGCCGTGCACGGTCGCCTGGGGGAACGCCTTCGCGATGAGCAGCGTGGTGTGCCCGACGCCGCACCCGACGTCGGCGACGGTGCCGCCGGCTGCCAGCTTGCTGGTGACCCCGTGCAGGGCGGGCAGCCAGTCGGGGACGAGCCGGTGCTCGTAGGTGGGCTGGAAGAAGCTGCCCATCCCGGTGTCCAGTGCCGGGTCGTGTTCCGCCCAGCCGACGCCGTCGCCGGAACGGTACGCGTCGACGAGCAGGTCCTCGGTGGCGTACAGCGCCTTGAGGGCGGTGAAGAAGCCCGCGGCGAACGTGACGGCTTTCGGGTCGGCCAGTACGGCCACGTGGTCGGCGGGGAGCGTGTACGTATCGGCGCTCGGGTGGCGCTCGACGTACCCGGCGCTCAGCTGTGCGTGCAGCCACTCCTCCGCGTACCGCTTGGCGATGCCGGTGCGCTCGGCGAGCCCGGCCGCGGT
Protein-coding sequences here:
- a CDS encoding carbohydrate kinase family protein — protein: MRIVVTGSIATDHLMTFPGRFAEQLLADRLDRISLSFLADNLEFRRGGVAANIAFGLGTLGLRPVLVGSVGRDFDPYRVWLKEHGVDTDSVRVSETCQTARFVCTTDRDQNQIATFYEGAMVEAREIDLSDVVARAGRPDLVLISPDDPEAMLRHTRTCRELGIPFAADPSQQLARLERPQVRELVDGASRLFTNEYEAALLCEKSGLTEEQILRRVGSWVTTHGEGGVRIQTAGTTPLTVHAVEVEEVVDPTGVGDAFRAGFLAATAWGVSERSAAQLGCAVAATVLASVGTQEYRLSGESLLTLLGMGYGCRYETELTAHLRELA
- the metK gene encoding methionine adenosyltransferase, yielding MSKRLFTSESVTEGHPDKIADRISDTILDALLREDPTSRVAVETLITTGLVHIAGEVTTKAYAPIAALVREAILDIGYDSSKKGFDGASCGVSVSIGAQSPDIAQGVDTAFEKRVGGAGPSDELDKQGAGDQGLMFGYACDETPELMPLPIHIAHRLSRRLSEVRKDGVIPYLRPDGKTQVTIEYDGDQAVRLDTVVVSSQHAADVDLDALLAPDIREFVVEYVLNQLVEDGIKLETEGYRLLVNPTGRFEIGGPMGDAGLTGRKIIIDTYGGMARHGGGAFSGKDPSKVDRSAAYAMRWVAKNVVAAGLASRCEVQVAYAIGKAEPVGLFVETFGTGTLPDERIQEAVSSVFDLRPAAIIRDLDLLRPIYAQTAAYGHFGRELPDFTWERTDRVDALRRAVGV
- a CDS encoding 4'-phosphopantetheinyl transferase superfamily protein, with translation MDIVSVTRVRRLLAEYGEDFFERMLTPGELADCGTASGLDVLSLCGRIAAKEAAFKTLRVRGKFLPWLDIVVRRSEGGWPLVELRRGAAEMAAESGIAEITVSISHDVDYAVAVAAPVLHAGSAGYPLTPGLPDPAGALSVARATNTSSIQSTSRRTTMSDGLQQVKNWLLARHTERDDIASDLDLIENRLIDSLSFVEFVFLLEQQSGRSIQMEALEVDEIRTLAAIESHFFPVEVGQA
- a CDS encoding diiron oxygenase — translated: MGIAAPLPVTDRFLEVLERLSSRSIEEYYNPYQQFDWPEKLEEGQLWMTPELLTVYGTPFYEELGEETIHRLSKWESINFYSLNVHGIRELLIEVVGRIHMPGFEVPSDFFHHFIGEENEHMWFFAEFCRRYGDKIYGSTAMRADSAWEPEVDNFLVFARILFFEELVDHYNMRMAQDESLCHTIREVNRIHHQDESRHIAFGRELVSLLFKRMKDTVSAQRLAEVEAYLKRYVVYSVNSLYNPHVYRDAGIADPLALRNALVADEGRRPYERKAIRKPLGFFLKTGIFTDDVLPVV
- a CDS encoding methyltransferase domain-containing protein — its product is MSGTHEFHQRVISDAGAAVRGLTVALGERLGLYRALAEAGPLTAAGLAERTGIAKRYAEEWLHAQLSAGYVERHPSADTYTLPADHVAVLADPKAVTFAAGFFTALKALYATEDLLVDAYRSGDGVGWAEHDPALDTGMGSFFQPTYEHRLVPDWLPALHGVTSKLAAGGTVADVGCGVGHTTLLIAKAFPQATVHGFDYSEEAISIARQLAEEAGLSDRVVFDVAAADDYPGSGYDLVTFFNALHDMGDPVAAAQHVHKSLDGEGTWMLVESNVSPADIDTQTPAARMFMALSAVMCLPVAVAQRGPHALGNHSGEKAFRAIAEEAGFTRWRRATETPVNAVYEVRP